One Trachemys scripta elegans isolate TJP31775 chromosome 4, CAS_Tse_1.0, whole genome shotgun sequence genomic region harbors:
- the KLHDC8A gene encoding kelch domain-containing protein 8A, which translates to MEVPSTKDFQWKTLAPLPSGRVYCSLVEAGGQVFAIGGCDDNGVPMNCFEVYSPEANQWNSLPPMPTARAGVAVAALGKRIMVIGGVGMNQTPLKIVEMYNIDDGKWKKRNSLREASMGISVTVKDYRVYAAGGMGLDLRPHNYMQHYDMLKDIWVSLATMPTPRYAATSFLRGTKIYVLGGRQSKYAINAFEVFDTETRSWTKFPSIPSKRAFSSFVPTENNLFSLGGLRQGRLYRQPKFMKTVDVFDIEQGGWMKMERSSFLKKRRADFVAGYLKGRVIVAGGLGNQPTVLESAEAFHPGKNKWESLPPMPTPRCTCSSIVVKNCLLAVGGVNQGLSDAVEALCVSDS; encoded by the exons ATGGAAGTGCCCAGTACCAAAGATTTCCAATGGAAAACCCTCGCACCCCTCCCCAGCGGCAGGGTCTACTGCTCGCTGGTGGAGGCAGGCGGCCAGGTCTTTGCCATCGGAGGCTGCGACGACAACGGAGTCCCCATGAACTGCTTCGAGGTTTACTCCCCCGAAGCCAACCAGTGGAACTCTCTCCCTCCCATGCCCACGGCCCGGGCAGGAGTAGCCGTGGCCGCCCTGGGCAAGCGGATCATGGTGATAGGAGGGGTCGGGATGAACCAGACGCCCTTGAAGATAGTGGAGATGTACAACATAGATGATGGCAAGTGGAAGAAGAGGAACTCCTTGAGGGAAGCCTCAATGGGCATCTCCGTGACGGTGAAAG ACTACAGAGTCTACGCGGCTGGCGGGATGGGACTGGACCTGCGGCCTCACAACTATATGCAGCACTACGACATGCTCAAGGACATCTGGGTGTCACTCGCGACCATGCCCACGCCCAGGTACGCTGCCACCTCCTTCCTGCGGGGCACCAAGATCTACGTGCTCG GTGGGAGGCAGTCCAAATACGCCATCAATGCCTTCGAGGTCTTTGACACAGAGACCAGGTCATGGACCAAGTTCCCCAGCATCCCCAGCAAAAGGGCCTTCTCCAGCTTCGTGCCCACGGAGAACAACCTCTTCAGTCTCGGGGGGTTGCGGCAGGGCAGGCTGTACCGGCAGCCCAAGTTCATGAAGACTGTGGATGTGTTTGACATTGAGCAAG GTGGCTGGATGAAGATGGAACGCTCCTCCTTCCTAAAGAAAAGGCGAGCGGACTTTGTCGCTGGCTACTTGAAAGGAAGGGTCATCGTGGCCGGGGGGCTAG GGAACCAGCCAACGGTCCTAGAGTCAGCTGAAGCCTTCCACCCAGGGAAGAACAAATGGGAGAGCCTGCCACCCATGCCGACCCCCCGCTGCACCTGCTCCAGCATCGTGGTGAAGAACTGCCTGCTGGCCGTTGGCGGAGTGAACCAGGGCTTGAGTGATGCAGTGGAGGCACTGTGCGTCTCTGACTCCTAG